A single genomic interval of Littorina saxatilis isolate snail1 linkage group LG17, US_GU_Lsax_2.0, whole genome shotgun sequence harbors:
- the LOC138952555 gene encoding actophorin-like — translation MASGVGILDECLRAYEEVKMGHRWLYVIYKVSENLQICVEERGGHDKTYHDFVNTLKEAEKLKQCRYAIFDVRFMQGDIPQEKLAFFLWSPDTASIRQKMLYASSKQALRNNMRGIQAEIQCCDDTDLAMSNVLERCMRKYT, via the exons ATG GCATCGGGTGTGGGTATCCTGGACGAGTGTCTGCGAGCCTACGAAGAGGTGAAGATGGGTCACCGCTGGCTCTACGTCATCTACAAGGTGTCTGAAAACCTCCAGATCTGTGTggaggagagaggggggcaTG ACAAGACGTACCACGACTTTGTCAACACGCTGAAGGAAGCGGAGAAGCTGAAGCAGTGTCGGTACGCCATCTTTGACGTGCGCTTCATGCAGGGCGACATCCCACAGGAAAAACTCGCCTTCTTCTTGTG GTCGCCGGACACTGCCTCCATCCGCCAGAAGATGCTGTACGCGTCCAGCAAGCAGGCGCTGCGCAACAACATGCGGGGCATCCAGGCCGAGATCCAGTGCTGTGACGACACCGATCTCGCCATGTCCAACGTGCTCGAGCGCTGCATGCGCAAGTACACGTGA